From the Xenorhabdus ishibashii genome, one window contains:
- the fadA gene encoding acetyl-CoA C-acyltransferase FadA: MENVVIIDGIRTPMGRSKGGVFRQIRAEDLSAHLMKSILKRNPAVKPEYIDDISWGCVQQTLEQGFNIARNSALLAGIPHSVPAVTVNRLCGSSMQSLHDGARMIMTGDASIIMVGGVEHMGHVPMTHGVDFHPKLSRNVAKAAGVMGLTAEMLAKMYNISREMQDEFALRSHQRAAQASETKAFASEIVPLYGHDADGNMKLVDFDEVIRPETNLKDLAALRPVFDPVTGSVTAGNSSALSDGASAMLIMSESKAKELGLKPRARIRSTAVVGCAPSIMGYGPVPATQMALKKAGLSLSDIGVMELNEAFAAQSLACIKGLNLLDSMDDKINLNGGAIALGHPLGCSGTRITTTLLNLMERKDVQFGLSTMCIGLGQGIATIIERV; the protein is encoded by the coding sequence ATGGAAAACGTAGTTATTATTGATGGTATCCGTACCCCAATGGGGCGCTCAAAAGGTGGTGTATTCCGTCAGATCCGTGCCGAAGATCTCTCCGCACATCTGATGAAATCAATACTCAAGCGCAATCCTGCCGTTAAGCCTGAATATATTGATGATATCTCTTGGGGATGCGTGCAACAAACTCTGGAACAAGGGTTCAATATTGCCCGTAACTCTGCCTTACTGGCCGGTATTCCTCATTCAGTCCCTGCGGTAACCGTTAACCGCCTTTGCGGTTCTTCAATGCAATCACTGCACGACGGTGCCCGCATGATCATGACTGGTGATGCCAGTATTATTATGGTCGGTGGTGTTGAACATATGGGACATGTTCCCATGACACACGGTGTCGACTTTCATCCCAAATTAAGCCGCAACGTAGCCAAAGCAGCCGGTGTTATGGGGCTGACGGCAGAAATGCTGGCCAAAATGTACAATATTAGTCGCGAAATGCAGGATGAGTTTGCCCTGCGCTCTCATCAGCGTGCAGCCCAAGCGAGCGAAACAAAAGCTTTCGCCAGCGAGATCGTTCCTCTATATGGACATGATGCTGATGGAAATATGAAACTCGTCGATTTTGATGAAGTGATCCGCCCAGAAACTAACCTAAAAGATTTGGCTGCGCTGCGTCCTGTTTTTGATCCAGTCACTGGCAGTGTGACAGCGGGTAACTCATCAGCACTTTCCGATGGCGCCTCTGCCATGCTTATCATGAGCGAAAGCAAAGCTAAAGAGCTAGGGTTAAAACCTCGTGCTCGTATCCGCTCAACGGCGGTTGTTGGTTGCGCTCCTTCTATCATGGGTTACGGCCCTGTGCCGGCAACACAAATGGCTTTGAAAAAAGCGGGATTAAGCCTCTCGGATATTGGCGTCATGGAACTGAACGAAGCATTCGCTGCACAATCCTTGGCTTGCATAAAAGGGTTGAATCTGCTGGATAGCATGGATGACAAAATAAACCTGAATGGTGGCGCTATTGCTCTCGGTCACCCATTGGGATGCTCTGGGACTCGCATTACGACCACCTTGCTTAACTTGATGGAACGTAAAGATGTTCAATTCGGGCTATCAACCATGTGCATCGGGTTAGGCCAAGGTATTGCCACGATTATCGAAAGGGTATAG
- the fre gene encoding NAD(P)H-flavin reductase — protein sequence MTILSCKVTSVDSITDTVYRVRLLPDSPFSFRAGQYLMVIMDERDKRPFSMASPPSEKQIIELHIGASELNLYAMAVMDRILDQKVIDIDIPHGQAWFREDSKNPMLLIAGGTGFSYTRSILLAALEKNPDRKISIYWGGRELQHLYDLGELQSLSERYPNLTVVPVVEQVDEHWCGRTGTVLSAVLEDFGSLANHDIYIAGRFEMAKIARERFCSERDASIEHMYGDAFEFI from the coding sequence ATGACAATATTAAGCTGTAAAGTAACATCGGTTGACTCCATTACAGATACAGTTTATCGGGTTCGTTTATTACCTGATTCGCCTTTTTCTTTCCGTGCAGGACAATATTTAATGGTGATTATGGATGAAAGGGATAAACGTCCTTTCTCCATGGCATCGCCACCATCAGAAAAACAGATAATTGAGTTGCATATTGGTGCTTCTGAACTAAATCTCTATGCGATGGCAGTAATGGATAGGATTCTGGATCAGAAAGTTATTGATATTGATATTCCGCATGGTCAGGCATGGTTTCGTGAAGACAGCAAAAACCCGATGTTATTGATTGCCGGTGGAACGGGCTTTTCATATACGCGCTCTATCTTATTGGCTGCATTGGAAAAAAATCCTGATCGTAAAATTTCCATCTATTGGGGAGGACGAGAATTGCAACACCTTTATGATTTGGGGGAGTTGCAATCATTGAGTGAGCGCTATCCTAATTTGACCGTTGTTCCTGTGGTTGAACAAGTAGATGAACACTGGTGTGGGAGAACGGGCACAGTCCTGAGTGCAGTTTTGGAAGATTTCGGCAGTCTGGCAAATCATGATATCTACATTGCTGGCCGCTTTGAGATGGCTAAAATTGCCCGTGAACGGTTCTGTAGTGAACGTGATGCATCCATCGAGCACATGTATGGGGATGCATTTGAGTTTATTTGA
- the ubiD gene encoding 4-hydroxy-3-polyprenylbenzoate decarboxylase has translation MKYRDLRDFLSLLEQSGELKRIRMEVDPYLEMTEIADRTLRAGGPALLFENPKGYSMPVLCNLFGTPKRVAMGMGQDDVKALHDVGKLLAFLKEPEPPKGFRDLVDKLPKFKQVLNMPTKRLSSAPCQEQIWAGDEVDLTRIPVMHCWPEDAAPLITWGLTVTKGPNKERQNLGIYRQQVLGKNKLIMRWLSHRGGALDFQEWCQAHPGERFPVSVALGADPATILGAVTPIPDTLSEYAFAGLLRGHKTEVVKCISNDLEVPASAEIILEGYIDPDEMAPEGPYGDHTGYYNEVDMFPVFTITHITQRSDAIYHSTYTGRPPDEPAVLGVALNEVLVPILQKQFPEIVDFYLPPEGCSYRLAVVTMKKQYAGHAKRVMMGVWSYLRQFMYTKFVIVCDDDINARDWNDVIWAITTRMDPQRDTVLLENTPIDYLDFASPVSGLGSKMGLDATNKWPGETQREWGRPIAMSDEIRARVDEIWDQLDILTR, from the coding sequence ATGAAATATCGCGATCTAAGAGACTTTCTTTCCTTGTTGGAACAATCAGGTGAATTAAAACGAATTCGTATGGAAGTTGACCCGTATCTGGAAATGACTGAAATCGCAGATCGTACTCTTCGTGCCGGTGGTCCTGCCTTATTATTTGAAAATCCTAAAGGATATTCGATGCCTGTATTGTGCAACTTGTTTGGGACACCTAAGCGCGTTGCCATGGGAATGGGGCAGGATGATGTTAAGGCATTGCATGATGTTGGGAAGCTCTTGGCTTTTCTTAAAGAGCCTGAGCCACCAAAAGGCTTTCGTGATTTGGTCGATAAGTTGCCTAAATTCAAACAAGTTTTGAATATGCCCACCAAACGCCTTAGTTCTGCGCCTTGTCAGGAACAGATTTGGGCAGGGGATGAGGTGGATCTGACCCGTATTCCGGTTATGCATTGTTGGCCGGAAGATGCCGCTCCCTTGATTACCTGGGGATTGACGGTGACTAAGGGGCCTAATAAAGAGCGCCAGAACTTGGGTATTTATCGCCAACAGGTATTGGGAAAAAATAAACTGATTATGCGCTGGTTATCACACCGTGGTGGTGCGCTTGATTTTCAGGAGTGGTGTCAGGCTCATCCGGGGGAACGTTTCCCTGTATCCGTTGCATTGGGTGCCGATCCGGCCACGATATTAGGAGCGGTTACCCCAATTCCTGATACCTTATCTGAATATGCGTTTGCTGGATTATTGCGTGGGCATAAAACGGAAGTCGTTAAATGTATATCCAATGATCTGGAAGTGCCTGCCAGTGCTGAAATTATCCTCGAAGGTTATATTGATCCTGACGAAATGGCACCAGAAGGACCTTATGGTGATCATACCGGCTATTACAATGAAGTAGATATGTTCCCGGTATTTACGATTACCCATATTACCCAACGTAGTGATGCTATCTATCATTCCACTTACACTGGGCGTCCACCGGATGAACCTGCGGTGCTAGGGGTTGCGTTGAATGAAGTCTTGGTGCCAATATTACAAAAACAGTTTCCTGAAATTGTAGATTTTTACTTGCCACCAGAGGGCTGCTCTTATCGACTCGCGGTCGTTACAATGAAAAAACAGTATGCAGGCCATGCCAAGCGAGTAATGATGGGAGTTTGGTCATATCTGAGACAATTTATGTACACAAAATTTGTTATCGTTTGTGATGATGATATCAATGCGCGAGATTGGAATGATGTCATTTGGGCGATAACAACGCGAATGGATCCGCAGAGAGATACTGTTTTACTGGAAAATACACCTATTGACTATCTCGATTTTGCATCGCCTGTTTCTGGACTAGGCTCAAAAATGGGATTAGATGCAACGAATAAATGGCCAGGAGAGACACAAAGGGAATGGGGGCGTCCGATAGCGATGAGCGATGAGATTCGGGCCCGTGTCGATGAAATTTGGGATCAATTAGATATTTTGACGCGATAA
- the rfaH gene encoding transcription/translation regulatory transformer protein RfaH translates to MGNWYLLYCKRGQISRAIENLERQDVICLTPTAKIEKIIRGKRTIVTEPLFPNYLFVHFDPEFIHTTTVNSTRGVNHFVRFSTYPTIVPQTLIDELMSLTEQEYIAPETPITGDTVLITEGIFEGIQAIYNEPDGETRSILLLNILNKEVSKVLDNKHFIKV, encoded by the coding sequence ATGGGAAATTGGTATCTTCTTTACTGTAAACGTGGGCAAATCTCTCGGGCAATAGAGAATTTAGAGCGACAGGATGTAATTTGCTTAACACCTACAGCCAAAATTGAAAAAATCATTCGAGGTAAACGAACCATTGTTACTGAACCATTGTTTCCCAATTACCTGTTTGTTCACTTTGATCCTGAATTTATTCATACCACGACTGTTAACTCAACACGTGGTGTAAATCATTTCGTTCGGTTCAGCACTTATCCTACTATTGTTCCACAAACATTAATTGATGAATTAATGTCTCTTACTGAGCAAGAATACATAGCACCTGAAACCCCAATTACTGGTGATACTGTCTTAATCACTGAGGGAATTTTCGAAGGGATCCAAGCAATTTATAACGAGCCAGATGGGGAAACCCGTTCCATCCTCTTGCTAAATATTCTCAATAAAGAAGTGTCTAAAGTTTTAGATAATAAACATTTCATTAAAGTTTAA
- the hemB gene encoding porphobilinogen synthase — MSYVFPGGFPGRRMRRVRRHDFSRRLVAENQLTVNDLIYPVFVMEGTNQRQEVPSMPGVYRLTIDLLLKEAEEIARLGIPVLSLFPVIEADKKSLDAKEAYNPDGLIQRSVRALKDAVPELGLLTDVALDPFTTHGQDGVIDQDGYVINDITKDILVKQALSHAEAGAEIVAPSDMMDGRIGAIREQLELDNYVNTQIMAYSAKYASCYYGPFRDAIGSSGNLKSGNKMTYQMDPANGDEALQEIAQDLQEGADSVMVKPGMPYLDVIRRVKDTFGVPTFAYQVSGEYAMHMAAIQNGWLKEQPAIMESLLCFKRAGADGVLTYFAKRVAQWLHEQKY, encoded by the coding sequence ATGAGCTATGTATTTCCGGGGGGATTTCCCGGTCGTCGTATGCGCCGTGTGCGCCGTCATGACTTTTCCCGCCGCTTAGTTGCTGAAAATCAGCTTACTGTTAATGACCTGATTTATCCTGTATTTGTTATGGAAGGAACGAATCAGCGTCAGGAAGTTCCTTCAATGCCAGGAGTGTATCGTCTGACAATCGATCTTTTGCTGAAAGAAGCAGAAGAGATTGCCCGACTGGGTATTCCTGTTTTGTCTCTGTTTCCCGTTATTGAAGCGGACAAGAAATCGTTGGATGCGAAAGAAGCCTATAACCCAGATGGATTGATCCAGCGTTCTGTTCGTGCGCTGAAAGATGCTGTACCTGAGCTGGGCCTTTTGACGGATGTAGCGCTCGATCCATTTACTACCCACGGGCAGGATGGTGTGATTGATCAGGATGGCTATGTTATCAATGACATTACCAAAGATATTCTGGTTAAGCAGGCATTATCCCATGCTGAAGCTGGGGCTGAGATTGTCGCGCCAAGTGATATGATGGATGGCCGCATTGGTGCTATTCGCGAACAGCTTGAGCTGGATAATTATGTCAATACCCAAATTATGGCTTACTCTGCCAAGTACGCCTCTTGTTACTATGGGCCATTTAGGGATGCGATTGGTTCCAGCGGTAACTTGAAAAGTGGTAATAAGATGACTTATCAAATGGACCCAGCAAACGGTGATGAAGCGTTGCAGGAAATTGCACAGGATCTGCAAGAAGGTGCTGATAGCGTCATGGTTAAACCAGGTATGCCGTATTTGGATGTGATCCGCCGAGTGAAAGATACTTTCGGTGTGCCAACATTTGCTTATCAAGTTTCTGGTGAATACGCCATGCATATGGCGGCTATTCAAAATGGTTGGTTAAAAGAGCAACCAGCAATTATGGAATCACTATTGTGCTTCAAAAGGGCGGGAGCGGATGGTGTTTTGACCTATTTTGCCAAACGTGTAGCGCAGTGGCTGCATGAACAAAAATATTGA
- the tatC gene encoding Sec-independent protein translocase subunit TatC, translating to MSVDNTQPLISHLIELRKRILNSLITVLIVFLALVYFSNDIYRLIAAPLMEQLPKGANMIATDVASPFFTPIKLTIMVSIFVSAPMILYQVWAFIAPALYKHERRLIMPLLFSSSILFYLGMAFAYFVVFPIVFGFFINTVPAGVVISTDISNYLSFVMALFMAFGVSFEIPIAIILLCWSGVVTPESLKRKRPYILVGAFVVGMLLTPPDVFSQTLLAVPMYLLFELGILLSQFYVGKWGRRNLINPEDKSDSDIGDNFKK from the coding sequence ATGTCCGTGGATAATACCCAACCTCTTATCAGTCACTTGATTGAACTGCGTAAGCGGATTTTAAATAGCCTCATTACCGTGCTGATAGTATTTCTGGCATTGGTTTATTTTTCTAATGACATTTACCGGCTTATTGCAGCGCCTTTAATGGAACAATTACCTAAGGGCGCTAATATGATTGCAACAGATGTTGCATCACCTTTTTTTACACCAATTAAACTGACCATTATGGTGTCTATCTTTGTTTCGGCACCGATGATCCTTTATCAAGTATGGGCATTTATTGCACCGGCACTGTATAAACACGAACGCCGCTTGATTATGCCCCTGCTGTTTTCCAGTAGCATATTATTTTATCTGGGAATGGCATTTGCATATTTTGTCGTTTTTCCCATTGTGTTTGGTTTCTTTATCAATACTGTGCCGGCCGGTGTGGTGATCTCAACGGATATCAGCAATTACCTAAGCTTTGTCATGGCGCTGTTTATGGCTTTTGGCGTTTCATTCGAAATACCCATTGCCATTATTTTGCTGTGTTGGAGTGGGGTAGTGACGCCAGAATCGCTAAAAAGAAAACGCCCTTATATTTTAGTTGGGGCGTTTGTGGTTGGGATGTTGTTAACACCACCTGATGTTTTCTCACAAACTCTGCTGGCGGTTCCCATGTATTTGTTATTTGAACTGGGAATTTTGCTTTCGCAGTTCTATGTTGGCAAATGGGGACGCCGTAATTTAATCAATCCAGAAGATAAATCAGACAGTGATATTGGTGACAATTTTAAAAAATAA
- the tatB gene encoding Sec-independent protein translocase protein TatB: protein MFDIGFSELLLVMIIGLVVLGPERLPVAVKTVAGWIRALRSLAANVQNELAQELKLQELQDTLKKMEEKAELQSLSPELKASMEELKEAAESLKNTYQLKPDEMKELEEDETHFHSSSAQSSANHLNSEQLSSESGIAEQSNSKSAQQKKKSPEQANGEH from the coding sequence GTGTTTGACATTGGTTTTAGTGAACTACTGTTAGTGATGATCATTGGCTTGGTTGTTCTGGGGCCGGAACGTCTGCCTGTTGCGGTAAAAACAGTGGCTGGCTGGATCCGTGCATTGCGCTCTCTGGCGGCTAATGTTCAGAATGAGCTTGCTCAGGAACTGAAATTGCAAGAACTTCAGGACACCCTGAAGAAAATGGAAGAAAAAGCCGAGCTGCAATCACTTTCGCCAGAATTGAAGGCATCAATGGAGGAGCTAAAGGAAGCGGCTGAATCGTTGAAAAATACTTATCAGTTGAAACCGGATGAAATGAAAGAGTTAGAAGAAGACGAAACGCATTTTCATTCCTCTAGTGCTCAATCGTCTGCCAACCATTTGAATTCAGAACAATTAAGTTCAGAATCAGGCATTGCAGAGCAATCGAACTCAAAATCAGCGCAACAGAAAAAAAAATCTCCTGAACAAGCAAATGGCGAACACTAA
- the tatA gene encoding Sec-independent protein translocase subunit TatA — MGGISIWQLLIIAVIVVLLFGTNKLRTLGSDLGESIKGFKKAMSDDEKPQQPEKMSQDAEFETKNLTEQSTAAQSENAGNKSKDKEQV, encoded by the coding sequence ATGGGTGGTATAAGTATTTGGCAATTGCTTATCATTGCTGTCATTGTCGTACTGTTGTTCGGTACTAATAAGCTTCGTACCTTGGGTTCAGACTTGGGTGAATCAATAAAGGGCTTTAAAAAAGCAATGAGTGATGATGAAAAACCACAGCAGCCGGAAAAAATGAGTCAGGATGCTGAGTTTGAAACTAAAAACCTCACTGAACAGTCCACGGCTGCACAATCTGAAAACGCAGGAAATAAAAGTAAAGATAAAGAGCAGGTATAA
- the ubiB gene encoding ubiquinone biosynthesis regulatory protein kinase UbiB — MTPSEIRRLYFIIRVFLSYGLDELIPNIRLTWPLRFGRYFLFWIPNRHKDKPLGERLRLALQELGPVWIKFGQMLSTRRDLFPPAIADQLSMLQDRVVPFDGLVARKSIETALEGSLETWFEDFDPQPLASASIAQVHTARLKENGREVVLKVIRPDILPVIQADVRLMYRLANLVPLLPDGRRLRPREVVREYEKTLLDELNLLRETANAIQLRRNFEDSPMLYVPEVYPDYCRENVLVMERIYGIPVSDVAALEAQNTNMKVLAERGVQVFFTQVFRDSFFHADMHPGNIFVSYDKPEDPTYIGIDYGIVGSLNKDDKRYLAENFIAFFNRDYRRVAELHVDSGWVPANTNVEDFEFAIRTVCEPIFEKPLAEISFGHVLLNLFNTARRFNMTVQPQLVLLQKTLLYVEGLGRQLYPQLDLWKTAKPFLEDWLHDQVGLPAIVRAFKEKAPYWAEKLPELPELVYGTLQQHRRLQSSIDQISQQFRDQQLRQRKSLYLLGIGATLFICGSLFFIIDQKHLAWGMTGIGIASWGLGWRHLNKRQ; from the coding sequence ATGACACCCAGTGAAATTAGGCGGCTTTACTTTATCATCCGAGTCTTTCTTTCTTACGGATTGGATGAACTTATCCCTAATATTCGTTTGACATGGCCGTTGCGTTTTGGGCGTTATTTCCTGTTTTGGATACCTAACAGGCATAAAGATAAGCCTCTTGGCGAACGTTTACGTTTGGCATTACAAGAACTCGGTCCGGTATGGATCAAGTTTGGTCAGATGCTCTCTACACGTCGTGACCTATTTCCGCCTGCAATTGCAGATCAACTATCGATGTTACAAGATAGAGTGGTTCCTTTTGATGGCTTAGTAGCACGAAAATCGATTGAAACGGCTTTAGAAGGCTCGCTGGAAACATGGTTTGAGGATTTTGATCCACAACCACTGGCTTCCGCTTCTATCGCTCAGGTACATACTGCTCGGTTGAAAGAGAATGGTAGAGAAGTTGTCCTGAAAGTGATCCGCCCAGATATTCTGCCGGTAATTCAGGCCGATGTACGGTTAATGTATCGTTTGGCAAATCTGGTTCCCCTTTTACCAGATGGTCGTCGCCTTCGTCCGCGTGAAGTTGTAAGAGAATATGAGAAAACCCTGCTTGATGAACTAAATTTATTGCGTGAAACTGCAAATGCAATTCAATTGCGGCGTAATTTTGAAGATAGTCCAATGCTCTACGTGCCGGAAGTCTATCCCGATTATTGCAGGGAGAATGTTTTGGTGATGGAGCGAATTTATGGCATTCCCGTGTCAGATGTTGCTGCTCTGGAAGCGCAGAACACCAACATGAAAGTGTTGGCTGAGCGTGGAGTTCAGGTATTCTTCACTCAAGTATTTCGCGACAGCTTTTTCCATGCGGATATGCACCCCGGTAATATTTTCGTCAGTTACGACAAACCGGAAGATCCTACTTATATCGGTATCGATTACGGTATTGTTGGCTCTTTGAATAAAGATGATAAACGTTATCTGGCTGAAAATTTCATTGCTTTTTTCAATCGTGATTATCGTCGGGTCGCTGAACTGCATGTTGATTCTGGTTGGGTGCCGGCAAATACCAATGTGGAAGATTTCGAATTTGCCATCCGTACCGTTTGTGAACCGATTTTTGAAAAACCCCTGGCTGAAATCTCATTTGGGCATGTTTTGCTAAATCTTTTCAATACCGCCCGTCGTTTCAATATGACAGTTCAGCCCCAGTTGGTTCTGCTGCAAAAAACGTTGTTGTATGTTGAAGGTTTGGGGCGCCAACTTTACCCTCAGCTTGATCTGTGGAAAACAGCAAAACCTTTTCTGGAAGATTGGCTGCATGATCAGGTTGGGCTTCCCGCTATTGTACGTGCCTTTAAAGAAAAAGCGCCTTATTGGGCGGAAAAGTTACCAGAGCTTCCAGAACTGGTATATGGCACGCTCCAGCAGCATCGGCGTTTGCAAAGCAGCATTGATCAGATATCGCAACAATTCAGGGATCAACAACTCAGGCAGCGCAAATCTCTTTATTTATTGGGGATTGGTGCAACCCTCTTTATCTGTGGTAGTTTGTTTTTCATCATAGATCAGAAACATCTGGCGTGGGGGATGACAGGTATCGGAATTGCATCATGGGGATTAGGTTGGCGTCATTTAAACAAGCGTCAATAA
- a CDS encoding ubiquinone biosynthesis accessory factor UbiJ: protein METSLSSHSMSSAVSKDKVLFPALTAFLETTLNHLLYREAVLKPARLRLVNKILSIELKEIETPLILIFSERRLDILSQWSEPVDCSMKATLPALLKLRDRQCLSTLINSGEIVIEGDMQVIQQWSALLDMSEWDPAHYLSPYVGDIAAEGVTRMMKKSVGFVSNTIARKKTYFTESLTEEWKMVPSALEVAYFSEEVNAVADQINQLEKRLAALEGKHDTQ, encoded by the coding sequence ATGGAAACATCCTTATCAAGCCATAGTATGAGTTCTGCGGTATCAAAGGATAAGGTGTTATTTCCGGCATTGACGGCCTTTCTGGAAACAACCTTGAATCACTTGTTATATCGCGAAGCTGTATTAAAACCGGCACGCTTGAGACTAGTAAATAAGATACTATCCATTGAACTGAAAGAAATCGAAACACCATTGATACTGATATTCAGTGAGAGACGACTAGATATATTGAGTCAATGGTCAGAACCTGTGGATTGCTCAATGAAAGCAACGCTCCCTGCACTACTCAAGCTACGGGATCGCCAGTGCCTTTCAACCCTGATTAACAGCGGTGAAATTGTCATTGAAGGGGATATGCAGGTGATTCAACAATGGTCAGCTTTGCTGGATATGTCAGAGTGGGACCCTGCGCATTACCTTTCCCCTTATGTTGGTGATATTGCCGCAGAAGGTGTTACCCGAATGATGAAGAAAAGTGTTGGATTTGTCAGCAATACCATTGCAAGGAAGAAAACGTATTTTACCGAATCATTGACAGAAGAATGGAAAATGGTTCCCAGTGCGTTGGAAGTGGCCTATTTTAGTGAAGAGGTTAATGCCGTTGCTGATCAGATAAACCAACTTGAAAAACGGTTGGCGGCACTGGAGGGAAAACATGACACCCAGTGA
- the ubiE gene encoding bifunctional demethylmenaquinone methyltransferase/2-methoxy-6-polyprenyl-1,4-benzoquinol methylase UbiE, whose amino-acid sequence MADQSKETTDFGFRTVAKEQKKEMVAEVFHSVASKYDLMNDLMSFGIHRIWKRFTIESSGVRRGHKVLDLAGGTGDLTAKFSRMVGEKGQVVLADINDSMLKVGREKLRDIGIVGNVSYVQANAEELPFPDNHFDCITISFGLRNVTDKEKALRSMYRVLKPGGRLLVLEFSKPVLAPLSKVYDVYSFHILPRIGQMVVNDADSYRYLTESIRMHPDQETLKGMMEEAGFDQVYYTNMTGGIVALHKGFKF is encoded by the coding sequence ATGGCAGATCAATCAAAAGAAACCACTGATTTTGGTTTCCGCACCGTAGCCAAAGAACAAAAAAAAGAGATGGTGGCAGAGGTATTTCACTCTGTGGCCTCGAAATATGACTTAATGAATGACTTAATGTCATTTGGCATCCACCGTATCTGGAAACGTTTCACTATTGAGTCAAGTGGTGTTCGCCGTGGTCATAAGGTGCTTGATCTCGCTGGTGGGACAGGTGATCTAACCGCAAAATTTTCCCGGATGGTGGGGGAAAAAGGTCAAGTTGTTCTGGCGGATATCAACGACTCAATGTTGAAAGTTGGACGCGAAAAATTACGCGATATCGGTATCGTAGGTAATGTCAGTTATGTTCAAGCCAATGCAGAAGAACTGCCTTTCCCAGATAACCATTTTGATTGTATTACTATTTCCTTTGGCTTGCGTAATGTCACGGATAAAGAAAAAGCGTTACGTTCCATGTATCGGGTACTTAAGCCTGGTGGACGCTTGTTGGTGCTAGAGTTTTCTAAACCTGTATTGGCTCCGTTAAGTAAGGTTTATGATGTTTATTCATTCCATATTCTGCCTCGAATTGGCCAGATGGTTGTAAATGATGCGGACAGTTACCGCTATCTGACAGAATCCATTCGTATGCATCCTGATCAGGAAACCTTAAAAGGTATGATGGAAGAAGCGGGCTTTGACCAGGTTTATTATACCAACATGACTGGTGGGATCGTTGCACTGCATAAAGGGTTCAAATTCTGA